One window from the genome of Variovorax sp. PAMC26660 encodes:
- a CDS encoding acetate--CoA ligase family protein, which translates to MDFFTSQAESLSALFAPRSIAVVGASSNPQKIGGIPVDFQRRFGFDGALYPVNPNADRIQDLPAWPSLRDIGQPVDLAILAVPAALVDGALDDAIAAKVKGVVLFSSGFAEIGAEGAAAQVRLGDKARAAGVRLIGPNCLGFMNIARNVYATFSPAPGVGRVAAGRIGLVSQSGAFGAYAYSMARERGVGLSLWATTGNEADVQFADCLAWLAQDPATDVIMGYMEGCRDGPRLRAALALAQANGKPVVMVKVGSTALGAQAAASHTAALAGDDAVYDAVFRQYGVLRARNLTEFFDLAHSAAVAGRPRDRSIGLFTLSGGVGALMADEASAQGLDVQPLSEAAQDTLRSWVPFAAPRNPVDITGQVTNDMSLLERSARVMLDDRGFASWMGFLAAAGASDAFWPVLRGLVSSLRAVYPHTLLAISTLLAPERRAELEAMRCLVFADPSDGIRTIAALAGLKTGAAPSTASAPPSNPLKLAPGAMSEPDALALLAEAGVPVVAHRVVRSADEAAAAAAAIGDAVVVKIVSADIPHKSDVGGVALGLRGAAQARAAFERTRDHALTARPDARLDGALVARMLTGGVECIAGVHRDPVFGPVLMFGLGGIHVETLRDVSLRALPITRDDALAMVRGLRAFAILDGARGRAPVDLESIADALCALADFALRAGDSLDSAEINPLIARPLADGGCVAVDALVVGRGT; encoded by the coding sequence ATGGATTTCTTCACTTCCCAGGCCGAATCGCTGTCGGCCCTGTTCGCACCACGCTCCATCGCGGTGGTCGGTGCCTCGTCCAACCCGCAGAAGATCGGCGGCATTCCGGTCGACTTCCAGCGCCGCTTCGGCTTCGACGGCGCGCTCTATCCGGTCAACCCCAATGCCGACCGCATCCAGGACCTGCCCGCATGGCCGAGCCTGCGAGACATCGGCCAACCGGTGGACCTGGCCATCCTCGCCGTGCCCGCCGCGCTGGTCGACGGTGCGCTCGACGACGCCATTGCCGCCAAGGTGAAAGGGGTCGTGCTGTTCTCCTCGGGCTTTGCCGAGATCGGCGCCGAGGGTGCCGCTGCGCAGGTGCGGCTCGGCGACAAGGCGCGCGCGGCCGGTGTGCGGCTCATCGGACCCAACTGCCTGGGCTTCATGAACATCGCGCGCAATGTCTACGCGACCTTCTCGCCGGCGCCCGGCGTGGGCCGCGTGGCGGCGGGGCGCATCGGACTGGTGAGCCAATCGGGCGCGTTCGGTGCCTATGCGTATTCGATGGCGCGAGAGCGCGGCGTCGGACTGTCGCTGTGGGCCACCACCGGCAACGAGGCCGACGTGCAATTCGCCGATTGCCTGGCCTGGCTCGCGCAGGACCCGGCCACCGACGTGATCATGGGCTACATGGAAGGCTGCCGCGACGGCCCCCGGCTGCGCGCAGCACTGGCGTTGGCACAGGCGAACGGAAAGCCGGTGGTGATGGTCAAGGTCGGCAGCACGGCGCTGGGCGCGCAGGCCGCCGCCTCGCACACCGCCGCGCTCGCTGGCGACGACGCGGTGTATGACGCGGTATTCCGTCAGTACGGCGTGCTGCGTGCGCGCAACCTCACCGAGTTCTTCGACCTGGCGCACAGCGCGGCCGTGGCGGGGCGTCCGCGCGACCGCTCGATAGGCCTGTTCACGCTGTCGGGCGGCGTGGGTGCGCTGATGGCCGACGAGGCCTCGGCACAGGGCCTCGATGTGCAGCCGCTGAGCGAGGCCGCGCAGGACACGCTGCGCAGCTGGGTGCCCTTCGCAGCGCCGCGCAACCCGGTCGACATCACGGGGCAGGTCACCAACGACATGAGCCTGCTGGAGCGCAGCGCCCGCGTGATGCTCGACGACCGTGGCTTCGCCTCGTGGATGGGGTTCCTGGCTGCTGCGGGTGCATCGGATGCGTTCTGGCCGGTGCTGCGCGGGCTCGTGAGTTCGCTGCGCGCGGTCTATCCCCACACGCTGCTCGCCATCAGCACGCTGCTGGCGCCGGAGCGCCGCGCCGAGCTGGAAGCAATGCGCTGCCTGGTGTTCGCCGATCCGTCGGACGGCATCCGCACCATTGCCGCGCTGGCGGGGCTGAAGACGGGCGCTGCGCCTTCGACGGCCTCGGCACCTCCGTCGAATCCGCTGAAGCTCGCACCCGGCGCGATGTCCGAACCCGACGCGCTGGCGCTGCTTGCCGAAGCCGGCGTGCCCGTGGTGGCGCACCGCGTGGTGCGCAGCGCCGACGAGGCTGCGGCAGCCGCCGCAGCCATCGGCGATGCAGTGGTCGTGAAGATCGTGAGCGCGGACATCCCGCACAAGTCGGACGTCGGTGGCGTAGCGCTCGGCCTGCGCGGCGCGGCGCAGGCGCGCGCGGCCTTCGAGCGCACGCGCGACCACGCCCTCACCGCGCGGCCCGATGCACGGCTCGACGGCGCGCTCGTGGCGCGCATGCTGACCGGCGGCGTCGAATGCATCGCGGGCGTGCACCGCGACCCGGTGTTCGGCCCGGTGCTGATGTTCGGCCTGGGCGGCATCCACGTCGAGACCCTGCGCGACGTGTCGCTGCGCGCGCTGCCGATCACGCGCGACGACGCACTGGCGATGGTGCGCGGGCTGCGTGCCTTCGCGATCCTCGACGGCGCGCGCGGCCGTGCGCCAGTCGACCTCGAATCGATCGCCGATGCGCTGTGCGCGCTGGCCGACTTCGCGCTGCGCGCCGGCGACTCGCTCGACAGCGCCGAGATCAACCCGCTGATCGCGCGGCCGCTGGCCGATGGCGGCTGCGTGGCGGTCGATGCACTGGTCGTCGGGCGCGGCACATGA
- a CDS encoding Bug family tripartite tricarboxylate transporter substrate binding protein, with protein MALAAGSALAEGAFPSKPLRIIVQYQAGGSTDILARIVAEGLSKRLGQPVVVENRSGAGGIIGTDYVAKSAPDGYTLLLTVPGPVTANMVLYSKLPYDPRTDLRMVSDIATTRTVLAVHPSVPARDFKSLIATVKAAPGKYTMGSWGPGTQPHQIQVYMDKTYGLQTLHVPYKGESPMAVDLIGGVINMTVGSITTLQPYIAAGKLRALAVAGPRRARALPDVPTFAEQGYADEVYALTGPTSLMAPAKTPDAVVERLGREVSAVIRQPEVSRRIEELGAEPVGNLPAEATAAYKAFLPVTLRLTQATGVKLD; from the coding sequence ATGGCCCTCGCGGCAGGCAGTGCATTGGCAGAAGGCGCCTTCCCGTCGAAGCCGCTGCGCATCATCGTGCAGTACCAGGCAGGCGGCTCCACCGACATCCTTGCGCGCATCGTGGCGGAAGGGCTGTCGAAGCGACTGGGGCAGCCGGTGGTGGTCGAGAACCGCAGCGGCGCGGGCGGGATCATCGGCACCGACTACGTTGCCAAGAGCGCGCCCGACGGCTACACGCTGCTGCTGACGGTGCCCGGCCCGGTCACCGCGAACATGGTGCTCTACAGCAAGCTGCCGTACGACCCGCGCACCGACCTGCGCATGGTCTCGGACATCGCCACCACGCGCACGGTGCTGGCGGTTCACCCTTCCGTGCCGGCCAGGGACTTCAAGAGCCTGATCGCCACGGTGAAGGCCGCGCCCGGCAAGTACACGATGGGCTCGTGGGGGCCGGGCACGCAGCCGCACCAGATCCAGGTCTACATGGACAAGACCTACGGCCTGCAGACGCTGCACGTGCCCTACAAGGGCGAGAGCCCGATGGCAGTCGACCTGATCGGCGGCGTCATCAACATGACCGTGGGCTCGATCACCACGCTGCAGCCGTACATCGCGGCCGGCAAGCTGCGCGCGCTGGCGGTCGCCGGCCCGCGCCGCGCCAGGGCGCTGCCCGATGTGCCGACCTTCGCCGAGCAGGGCTACGCCGACGAGGTCTATGCGCTCACCGGTCCGACCTCGCTGATGGCGCCCGCGAAGACGCCCGACGCGGTGGTCGAACGGCTCGGGCGCGAAGTCAGCGCGGTGATCCGCCAGCCAGAGGTCAGCCGACGCATCGAGGAACTGGGCGCCGAGCCGGTCGGCAACCTGCCGGCCGAGGCCACGGCCGCCTACAAGGCCTTCCTTCCCGTGACGCTGCGGCTCACGCAGGCCACGGGCGTGAAGCTCGACTGA
- a CDS encoding DUF1254 domain-containing protein: protein MNSSNEVFPMNAPEPHLAVALARKALARSIGLAAFVYGYPLTETYRTCAMQTAPQGERRTGASHGSDVRAPLNTLHHAPRPSTDEDRDVVTPANDLLYTIAWIHLAHGPMLLTVPASARHPGRYFVLPLYDAYTENFENLGPRNCNPEGETVVLVGPGGTVPESLAGHRVVRCPTDLVWLIGRILVGDESDWPAARALQSEIGLAPAPGTALQGRPAAVEHWAGPPVDAMAAAFEHDEPAAQVAPRFFTNMCHALAESPGRVEDRAMVAWFGQVGLRADAAFAWESLDEPAREGLLEGFAEGVQLIAATGRNRRPKPWSMTPATGRYGNEFLGRARTAYLGLGALATSEAVYAAAHHDAKQEPLDGQRSYAMRFEADDLPPADAFWSVTLYDADRFLYSNEIRRHAIGDRTPGLKRAADGSLEIRLSHARPADTANWLPTPAGRFYLILRMYYPREGVQSWRIPALQAQQG from the coding sequence ATGAATTCCAGCAACGAGGTCTTCCCCATGAATGCTCCCGAACCCCATCTCGCCGTCGCCCTCGCGCGCAAGGCACTCGCCCGCTCGATCGGCCTGGCCGCCTTCGTCTACGGCTATCCGCTCACCGAGACCTACCGCACCTGTGCCATGCAGACCGCGCCGCAGGGCGAACGCCGCACCGGTGCCTCGCACGGCTCGGATGTGCGCGCGCCGCTGAACACGCTGCACCATGCGCCGCGCCCTTCCACCGACGAAGACCGCGACGTGGTGACGCCTGCCAACGACCTGCTCTACACCATCGCGTGGATTCACCTGGCCCACGGGCCGATGCTGCTGACGGTGCCTGCGTCGGCGCGCCATCCGGGGCGCTACTTCGTGCTGCCGCTGTACGACGCGTACACCGAGAACTTCGAGAACCTGGGGCCGCGCAACTGCAATCCCGAGGGCGAGACCGTGGTGCTCGTCGGCCCTGGCGGCACGGTGCCGGAATCGCTCGCCGGCCACCGCGTGGTGCGCTGCCCGACCGACCTCGTCTGGCTGATCGGCCGCATCCTGGTAGGCGACGAGAGCGACTGGCCGGCCGCGCGTGCGCTGCAGTCCGAGATCGGGCTGGCGCCTGCTCCCGGCACAGCACTGCAGGGGCGGCCGGCCGCCGTCGAGCACTGGGCCGGCCCGCCCGTGGACGCCATGGCCGCCGCCTTCGAGCACGACGAGCCGGCCGCGCAGGTGGCGCCGCGCTTCTTCACAAACATGTGCCACGCGCTGGCCGAATCACCGGGCCGGGTGGAAGACCGCGCAATGGTGGCCTGGTTCGGCCAGGTCGGGCTGCGAGCGGATGCCGCGTTTGCATGGGAGTCGCTGGATGAGCCGGCACGCGAGGGCCTGCTCGAAGGCTTTGCCGAAGGCGTGCAGCTGATCGCGGCCACGGGCCGCAACCGCCGCCCCAAGCCCTGGTCGATGACACCAGCGACCGGACGCTACGGCAACGAATTCCTCGGCCGCGCCCGCACGGCCTACCTGGGCCTTGGCGCGCTGGCCACCAGCGAGGCGGTGTACGCGGCGGCGCATCACGACGCGAAGCAGGAGCCGCTGGATGGCCAGCGCAGCTACGCGATGCGCTTCGAGGCGGACGACCTGCCGCCGGCGGATGCCTTCTGGTCGGTGACGCTTTACGACGCAGACCGTTTTCTCTATTCCAACGAGATCAGGCGCCATGCGATCGGCGACCGCACGCCCGGTTTGAAGCGCGCAGCGGACGGCAGCCTGGAGATCAGGCTGAGCCACGCGCGTCCGGCCGACACCGCCAACTGGCTGCCCACGCCGGCCGGTCGCTTCTACCTGATCCTGCGCATGTACTACCCGCGCGAAGGCGTGCAGAGCTGGCGCATTCCTGCACTGCAGGCACAACAAGGCTGA
- a CDS encoding DUF1254 domain-containing protein — translation MQANTDTELHTLAEEAVVYAFPLYEMGRMRAATSPQRTDIAGEAPKPQRWCNVFTHARQLLGAGKSRVVTPNNDTLYTNAWLDLVDGPLVIDVPDTAGRYYVLGLLDFYTNPFVHIGQRLTGTGARSFLVTPPGWRGELPAPFREAGAHIEAPTRWLWIIGRILVDGLQDVPAVNALQDGFLVRTLDDWQAGKPSKPKPFDPACDPKAPLTAEHFAAQVNRALRENPPPARDAELIARFAQLGLGPDAGAFDEAQRTVLQDALDTVLPRLRNAQSGASTSTGWVQMPLVEGSFGDDHLARALVALKYIGMLESREATYPLAWHDASGRKLRGSGRYTLRFAPNAMPPVEAFWSLTMYDCRDYMLVDNPIDRYAIGDRTPALRRDADGGLTLHIQHARPDSEAAQANWLPAPEGDFYLCLRAYVPRTEMLDGRYALPALVRTGEAA, via the coding sequence ATGCAAGCGAACACCGATACCGAACTGCACACGCTGGCCGAAGAGGCCGTCGTCTACGCCTTTCCGCTCTACGAGATGGGCCGCATGCGCGCGGCCACCTCGCCGCAGCGCACCGACATCGCCGGCGAGGCGCCGAAGCCCCAGCGCTGGTGCAACGTGTTCACGCACGCGCGGCAGTTGCTGGGCGCGGGCAAGAGTCGCGTGGTGACGCCGAACAATGACACGCTCTACACCAACGCATGGCTCGACCTGGTCGACGGCCCGCTGGTGATCGACGTGCCGGACACGGCCGGGCGCTACTACGTGCTGGGCCTGCTCGACTTCTACACGAACCCCTTCGTGCACATCGGCCAGCGGCTCACGGGCACGGGCGCGCGTTCGTTCCTCGTCACGCCGCCGGGCTGGCGCGGCGAACTGCCTGCCCCATTCCGTGAGGCCGGCGCGCACATCGAAGCGCCCACGCGCTGGCTGTGGATCATCGGCCGCATCCTGGTCGACGGGCTGCAGGACGTGCCTGCGGTCAATGCGCTGCAGGATGGTTTTCTCGTTCGCACGCTCGATGACTGGCAGGCCGGCAAGCCTTCAAAGCCGAAGCCCTTCGACCCGGCCTGCGACCCGAAGGCACCGCTGACCGCCGAACACTTCGCGGCGCAGGTGAACCGTGCGCTGCGCGAGAACCCGCCGCCCGCGCGTGATGCCGAATTGATCGCCCGCTTCGCCCAACTCGGGCTCGGGCCTGATGCCGGCGCATTCGACGAAGCGCAACGTACCGTGCTGCAGGACGCGCTCGATACCGTGCTGCCGCGGCTACGCAACGCGCAGTCCGGCGCCTCGACTTCCACCGGCTGGGTGCAGATGCCGCTGGTCGAAGGCAGCTTCGGCGACGACCATCTGGCGCGCGCGCTGGTGGCGCTCAAGTACATCGGCATGCTCGAAAGCCGCGAGGCGACCTATCCGCTCGCATGGCACGACGCCTCGGGCCGCAAGCTGCGCGGAAGCGGCCGCTACACGCTGCGATTCGCGCCCAATGCGATGCCACCGGTCGAGGCCTTCTGGTCGCTCACGATGTACGACTGCCGCGACTACATGCTGGTCGACAACCCTATCGACCGCTATGCCATCGGCGACCGCACGCCCGCGCTGCGCCGCGATGCCGACGGCGGGCTCACGCTGCACATCCAGCATGCGCGCCCCGACAGCGAAGCCGCGCAGGCGAACTGGCTGCCCGCGCCCGAAGGCGATTTCTACCTTTGCCTTCGCGCCTATGTGCCGCGCACCGAAATGCTGGACGGCCGCTATGCGTTGCCGGCGCTGGTCCGCACCGGGGAGGCCGCATGA
- a CDS encoding alkyl sulfatase dimerization domain-containing protein — protein sequence MSTNNVEQEKPFLIVGTGTETVAPGLHILRGQGQSFVAETDLGLVVIDAGPGGSVTQGMIDAVRQISDAPLHALCYSHGHVGYNAGVPMWLAHAAQRGDAPPRVIAHRNVPRRYARYRETEALQHRMAEIQFNRPAGFFDRRLAMHTPTETFDDRLQIGHGDRRVELRWAPSETDDAIALWSPAQRVLYGGAALIDSIPNIGTPFRTMRDTVRWADTLDALAALGARKAVREFGTTLEGEEQVRHVLTHTARALRWLRAEVVRLMNEGLNERGILARIRFPDELFGVDWMKPTYGDPGYIVRDIYRSENGWWDRNPTSLHPEAPEAIGQAVADAITDKRGVITHASTLAQGGNWQLALHVIDLLATAEGNAPEIVEARSLKAEWLRERARQVPSYVSRNLYRVGADMIEQGTQARFGIH from the coding sequence ATGAGCACGAACAACGTGGAACAGGAGAAACCCTTCCTCATCGTCGGCACGGGCACCGAGACGGTCGCGCCCGGCCTGCATATCCTGCGTGGACAGGGGCAGTCCTTCGTGGCCGAGACCGACCTCGGCCTCGTGGTGATCGACGCCGGTCCGGGCGGCTCGGTGACGCAGGGAATGATCGACGCGGTGCGCCAGATCAGCGATGCGCCGCTGCATGCGCTGTGCTACAGCCACGGGCACGTGGGCTACAACGCCGGCGTGCCGATGTGGCTGGCGCATGCCGCGCAGCGAGGCGATGCGCCGCCACGCGTCATCGCGCACCGCAACGTGCCGCGGCGCTATGCGCGCTACCGCGAGACCGAGGCGCTGCAGCACCGCATGGCCGAGATCCAGTTCAACCGGCCTGCCGGCTTCTTCGACCGCCGGCTCGCCATGCACACGCCGACAGAGACCTTCGACGACCGCCTGCAGATCGGCCACGGCGACCGTCGCGTCGAGCTGCGCTGGGCGCCTTCGGAAACCGACGACGCGATCGCGCTGTGGAGCCCGGCTCAACGCGTGCTCTACGGCGGCGCGGCGCTGATCGATTCGATTCCCAACATCGGCACGCCCTTTCGCACGATGCGCGACACGGTGCGCTGGGCCGACACGCTCGATGCGCTCGCAGCACTCGGTGCGCGCAAGGCGGTGCGCGAATTCGGCACCACGCTCGAAGGCGAGGAACAGGTGCGGCACGTGCTCACGCACACCGCCCGCGCGCTGCGCTGGCTGCGTGCCGAAGTCGTGCGGCTCATGAACGAGGGGCTGAACGAGCGCGGCATCCTGGCGCGCATCCGCTTTCCCGACGAGCTGTTCGGCGTCGACTGGATGAAGCCCACCTACGGCGACCCTGGCTACATCGTGCGCGACATCTACCGCTCGGAGAACGGCTGGTGGGACCGCAACCCGACCTCGCTGCATCCCGAGGCGCCCGAGGCGATAGGGCAGGCCGTGGCCGACGCCATCACCGACAAGCGCGGCGTGATCACGCATGCAAGCACCTTGGCGCAGGGCGGCAACTGGCAGCTTGCGCTTCACGTGATCGACCTGCTGGCCACCGCCGAGGGCAACGCGCCAGAGATCGTGGAAGCACGCTCGCTCAAGGCCGAATGGCTTCGCGAGCGCGCACGGCAGGTGCCCAGCTACGTGTCGCGCAACCTGTACCGCGTCGGCGCGGACATGATCGAGCAGGGAACGCAGGCGCGCTTCGGCATTCACTGA
- a CDS encoding Bug family tripartite tricarboxylate transporter substrate binding protein, translated as MTNTFLRHPLRALACGALAAWVATATHAQGPEAYPDKPVTLVVPTTAAGGTDTIARLIGEALGKTLKQTFIVDNRPGANGILGIDLAARGTPDGYRLLFTYAAAMVVNPSLYKKLPYDPVKDFAPVAQVGRGGNLLLVRQDLPVKTLKEFIAYAKARPDKLSYCSWGNGSGGHLAMESLKKQAGLSMMHVPYKGSGPCVQDLMGGQVDAAFADISSTVEIVRAGRLKALAYSGPARIPMLPDVPTMTEAGYPFTNYSWYGLLAPAKTPPAIVKRLNEAVNQVLKDPAVVQRMRELNFTDLPQNTPEQFAATIQKDMHDWGALVKDIGLTLE; from the coding sequence ATGACAAACACATTCCTGCGACACCCCCTGCGCGCGCTGGCCTGCGGCGCGCTCGCCGCCTGGGTGGCGACAGCCACCCACGCACAGGGCCCCGAGGCCTACCCCGACAAGCCGGTGACACTGGTCGTTCCCACGACGGCGGCCGGCGGCACCGACACCATCGCGCGCCTGATCGGGGAAGCGCTCGGCAAGACGCTGAAGCAGACCTTCATCGTCGACAACCGGCCCGGTGCCAATGGCATCCTCGGCATCGACCTTGCGGCGCGCGGCACGCCCGACGGCTATCGGCTGCTGTTCACCTACGCCGCGGCGATGGTGGTGAACCCCAGCCTCTACAAGAAGCTGCCCTACGACCCGGTGAAGGACTTCGCGCCAGTGGCGCAGGTCGGGCGCGGCGGCAACCTGCTGCTGGTGCGCCAGGACCTGCCGGTGAAGACGCTCAAGGAATTCATCGCCTATGCGAAGGCACGCCCCGACAAGCTCAGCTACTGCTCTTGGGGCAACGGCTCCGGCGGCCACCTGGCGATGGAAAGCCTCAAGAAGCAGGCCGGCCTGTCGATGATGCATGTGCCCTACAAGGGCAGCGGCCCCTGCGTGCAGGACCTGATGGGCGGCCAGGTCGATGCGGCGTTCGCCGACATATCGTCGACGGTGGAGATCGTGCGCGCCGGGCGCCTGAAGGCGCTGGCCTACAGCGGGCCCGCGCGCATCCCGATGCTGCCCGACGTGCCGACGATGACCGAGGCCGGCTACCCCTTCACCAACTATTCCTGGTACGGGTTGCTGGCGCCGGCGAAGACGCCGCCGGCCATCGTGAAGCGGCTCAACGAGGCGGTGAACCAGGTGCTGAAAGACCCGGCCGTGGTGCAGCGCATGCGCGAGCTCAATTTCACCGACCTGCCGCAGAACACGCCCGAGCAGTTCGCCGCGACGATCCAGAAAGACATGCACGACTGGGGCGCGCTGGTGAAGGACATCGGGTTGACGCTCGAATGA